Proteins encoded by one window of Nasonia vitripennis strain AsymCx chromosome 5, Nvit_psr_1.1, whole genome shotgun sequence:
- the LOC100119702 gene encoding catenin delta-2 isoform X13, with protein sequence MSNNQLVDSCLLVNRRIEQRQEHNITRTEITQRRVLQEKGPDMPQYTGQGDTDYHGSNGQADTHSLHSSHLSVQDDPLLIRTHKQQTSQQVTTVTKVVREVSHMEPDPGAVSYVSMPLMSQDYQHADPRYAADPYVVNYDHYDPYLGYAPQPGYPGPHGIYMPRSHSPHSPHSPSEHSRASPPHDQISNSWNMDDSGEPSQHPIDEGKVGYGYVSPSPYGPVGYGPVVGVGGGVPVGADVSGYEDGVVGHVPVGAIPSAAMYEEEVHLQRLKARHPMVPGMVSPLDDDHKSMRWRDPNLSEVIGFLSNPNNIIKANAAAYLQHLCYMDDPNKQKTRSLGGIPPLVQLLDSENPDVYRNACGALRNLSYGRQNDENKRAIKNAGGVPALINLLRRTSDADVKELVTGVLWNLSSCEDLKKSIIDDGVTMVVNNIIIPHSGWDPSSASGETCWSTVFRNASGVLRNVSSAGEYARKKLRECDGLVDALLYVVRSAIEKSNIGNKIVENCVCILRNLSYRCQEVEDPNYDKHPIQSNVQNRVAAPTKAYSLCQVLNGFVLGENLGCFGGSKKKKDGQPVQKETSMTRTTSPRTEPVKGMELLWQPEVVQSYLSLLHNCSNPETLEAAAGALQNLAACYWQPSIEIRAAVRKEKGLPILVELLRMEVDRVVCAVATALRNLAIDQRNKELIGKYAMRDLIQKLPSGNNQHDQGTSDDTIAAVLATLNEVIKKNAEFSRSLLDAGGVERLMNITRQRQKYTPRVLKFAGQVLFTMWQHQELRDVYKKHGWKEQDFVTKTVAARNSGPNSPNNANSYDCSTLNRPMASQGSTRYEDRTIQRGTLNSNNVGRPNIYQSQNEEIAMSDMQYPKQGTHAVPAGGVCVFPTNSQPKPGEPLYAQVNLEKKKKRQYELGVAQAGGVAAPGAAAQAPTAGGGSQWDGGGVAQDNQAATVNVPPNSAAVSAGDSWV encoded by the exons ATGTCCAACAATCAGCTGGTTGATTCTTGTCT GCTGGTGAATCGGCGGATCGAGCAGAGGCAGGAGCACAACATTACTCGCACTGAAATCACGCAGAG ACGCGTCCTCCAGGAAAAAGGCCCCGACATGCCGCAGTACAC AGGACAAGGTGACACCGATTATCACGGGAGCAACGGCCAAGCGGACACGCATTCTCTGCATTCTTCCCATCTATCGGTGCAGGATGATCCCCTGCTCATAAGGACACACAAGCAGCAAACCTCCCAGCAA GTGACGACGGTGACGAAGGTGGTGCGGGAAGTGTCACACATGGAGCCGGACCCAGGCGCCGTGAGCTACGTCTCAATGCCGCTGATGTCGCAGGACTACCAGCACGCGGACCCGCGCTACGCTGCCGATCCCTACGTCGTCAATTACGACCACTACGACCCGTACCTGGGATACGCCCCGCAGCCTGGCTACCCGGGCCCCCACGGTATCTACATGCCTCGATCACATTCTCCTCATAGCCCCCATAGTCCCTCTGAGCACAGTCGCGCTTCTCCGCCACATG ATCAAATTAGTAACTCGTGGAACATGGACGATTCCGGCGAGCCTTCGCAGCACCCGATCG ACGAGGGCAAAGTGGGCTACGGCTACGTTTCCCCGTCGCCTTATGGCCCGGTCGGCTACGGACCCGTCGTCGGAGTGGGCGGTGGCGTACCCGTGGGTGCCGACGTCTCTGGCTACGAGGACGGCGTCGTCGGACACGTACCCGTGGGAGCGATTCCGAGCGCAGCTATGTACGAGGAAGAGGTGCACCTGCAGCGACTCAAGGCCCGCCACCCGATGGTCCCGGGCATGGTGAGCCCCCTCGACGACGACCACAAGTCCATGCGCTGGCGCGACCCCAACCTCTCCGAGGTCATTGGTTTTCTGAGCAACCCCAATAACATAATCAAAGCCAACGCCGCGGCGTACCTGCAGCATCTCTGCTACATGGATGATCCTAACAAGCAGAAGACCCGAAGCCTCGGGGGCATACCACCGTTAGTGCAGCTGCTCGACTCCGAGAACCCGGACGTATACAGGAACGCTTGCGGCGCCTTGAGGAATCTCTCGTACGGAAGGCAGAACGATGAAAACAAGAGGGCCATCAAGAACGCCGGGGGTGTGCCCGCACTCATCAATCTGCTACGCAGGACCTCCGATGCCGATGTCAAGGAGCTCGTCACCGGAGTTTTGTGGAATCTCTCTTCTTGCGAG GATCTGAAAAAATCCATTATCGACGACGGGGTTACGATGGTGGTAAACAACATAATAATCCCACACAGCGGCTGGGATCCTAGTTCGGCGAGCGGCGAGACCTGCTGGTCGACCGTATTCAGAAACGCCTCAGGGGTACTGCGCAACGTCTCGAGCGCCGGCGAGTACGCGAGGAAGAAGCTGCGCGAATGCGACGGCCTCGTCGACGCCCTGCTCTACGTCGTGCGCTCGGCCATTGAAAAGTCCAACATTGGCAACAAGATCGTCGAGAATTGCGTGTGCATCCTCAGGAATCTCAGCTATCGCTGCCAGGAGGTTGAGGATCCCAACTACGACAAGCATCCGATTCAGTCCAACGTGCAGAACAGGGTAGCGGCACCCACCAAAG CGTACAGTCTATGTCAAG TCCTCAATGGTTTTGTCCTAGGCGAAAATTTGGGATGTTTTGGCGGCagcaaaaagaagaaggatgGCCAGCCCGTGCAGAAGGAGACCAGCATGACTAGAACGACTAGTCCGCGAACAGAACCGGTCAAAGGAATGGAGTTACTTTGGCAGCCTGAAGTTGTCCAGTCGTATCTAAGTCTCTTACATAACTGTTCAAACCCCGAGACGCTCGAAGCTGCCGCGGGTGCTCTGCAAAACCTGGCAGCTTGCTACTGGCAACCGAGTATTGAAATTCGGGCTGCCGTCAGAAAAGAGAAGGGACTGCCCATTCTCGTAGAATTATTAAGGATGGAG GTCGACAGAGTCGTATGCGCTGTAGCCACAGCTCTACGGAACTTAGCTATAGATCAACGCAATAAGGAACTTATAGGAAAATACGCGATGAGGGATCTCATTCAGAAATTGCCTTCGGGCAACAACCAGCACGATCAGGGAACGAGCGACGACACGATTGCAGCTGTTCTCGCGACCTTGAACGAAGTTATTAAGAAGAATGCAGAGTTCTCAAGGTCGCTCTTGGACGCTGGTGGAGTCGAAAGGCTCATGAATATTACGCGACAGAGGCAAAAGTACACACCTCGAGTTCTCAAATTTGCTG GTCAAGTCTTATTCACAATGTGGCAGCATCAAGAATTGAGAGACGTGTACAAAAAGCACGGGTGGAAGGAGCAGGACTTTGTGACAAAAACCGTGGCAGCTAGAAATTCTGGTCCCAATTCACCTAATAACGCAAACAG TTATGATTGCAGTACATTAAACCGGCCGATGGCAAGCCAAGGCAGCACGAGATACGAAGACAGAACGATCCAAAGGGGTACACTCAACTCTAATAATGTTGGGCGACCCAACATCTACCAATCG CAAAACGAGGAGATCGCAATGTCAGATATGCAGTATCCAAAACAAGGAACTCACGCGGTACCTGCTGGAGGCGTATGCGTGTTTCCTACGAATTCA CAGCCGAAACCCGGTGAGCCGCTCTACGCGCAAGTTAACttggagaagaaaaagaaacggcAGTACGAGCTGGGGGTGGCTCAGGCGGGTGGCGTGGCGGCTCCGGGCGCGGCGGCTCAGGCTCCAACCGCCGGGGGCGGCTCCCAGTGggacggcggcggcgtcgcTCAGGACAACCAGGCCGCGACCGTCAACGTACCGCCGAACTCCGCTGCCGTTTCGGCCGGCGACTCCTGGGTCTAA
- the LOC100119702 gene encoding catenin delta-2 isoform X14 translates to MSNNQLVDSCLRVLQEKGPDMPQYTGQGDTDYHGSNGQADTHSLHSSHLSVQDDPLLIRTHKQQTSQQVTTVTKVVREVSHMEPDPGAVSYVSMPLMSQDYQHADPRYAADPYVVNYDHYDPYLGYAPQPGYPGPHEYLGKGAPFVEGGYNDIDPGLNPALQDHFRITPSPGGPGDQYDQISNSWNMDDSGEPSQHPIDEGKVGYGYVSPSPYGPVGYGPVVGVGGGVPVGADVSGYEDGVVGHVPVGAIPSAAMYEEEVHLQRLKARHPMVPGMVSPLDDDHKSMRWRDPNLSEVIGFLSNPNNIIKANAAAYLQHLCYMDDPNKQKTRSLGGIPPLVQLLDSENPDVYRNACGALRNLSYGRQNDENKRAIKNAGGVPALINLLRRTSDADVKELVTGVLWNLSSCEDLKKSIIDDGVTMVVNNIIIPHSGWDPSSASGETCWSTVFRNASGVLRNVSSAGEYARKKLRECDGLVDALLYVVRSAIEKSNIGNKIVENCVCILRNLSYRCQEVEDPNYDKHPIQSNVQNRVAAPTKAYSLCQVLNGFVLGENLGCFGGSKKKKDGQPVQKETSMTRTTSPRTEPVKGMELLWQPEVVQSYLSLLHNCSNPETLEAAAGALQNLAACYWQPSIEIRAAVRKEKGLPILVELLRMEVDRVVCAVATALRNLAIDQRNKELIGKYAMRDLIQKLPSGNNQHDQGTSDDTIAAVLATLNEVIKKNAEFSRSLLDAGGVERLMNITRQRQKYTPRVLKFAGQVLFTMWQHQELRDVYKKHGWKEQDFVTKTVAARNSGPNSPNNANSYDCSTLNRPMASQGSTRYEDRTIQRGTLNSNNVGRPNIYQSQNEEIAMSDMQYPKQGTHAVPAGGVCVFPTNSQPKPGEPLYAQVNLEKKKKRQYELGVAQAGGVAAPGAAAQAPTAGGGSQWDGGGVAQDNQAATVNVPPNSAAVSAGDSWV, encoded by the exons ATGTCCAACAATCAGCTGGTTGATTCTTGTCT ACGCGTCCTCCAGGAAAAAGGCCCCGACATGCCGCAGTACAC AGGACAAGGTGACACCGATTATCACGGGAGCAACGGCCAAGCGGACACGCATTCTCTGCATTCTTCCCATCTATCGGTGCAGGATGATCCCCTGCTCATAAGGACACACAAGCAGCAAACCTCCCAGCAA GTGACGACGGTGACGAAGGTGGTGCGGGAAGTGTCACACATGGAGCCGGACCCAGGCGCCGTGAGCTACGTCTCAATGCCGCTGATGTCGCAGGACTACCAGCACGCGGACCCGCGCTACGCTGCCGATCCCTACGTCGTCAATTACGACCACTACGACCCGTACCTGGGATACGCCCCGCAGCCTGGCTACCCGGGCCCCCACG aATATTTGGGAAAAGGAGCGCCGTTCGTCGAGGGGGGTTACAATGATATAGATCCAGGCTTGAATCCTGCTTTGCAAGATCATTTTCGCATCACTCCGAGTCCCGGAGGCCCCGGAGATCAATATG ATCAAATTAGTAACTCGTGGAACATGGACGATTCCGGCGAGCCTTCGCAGCACCCGATCG ACGAGGGCAAAGTGGGCTACGGCTACGTTTCCCCGTCGCCTTATGGCCCGGTCGGCTACGGACCCGTCGTCGGAGTGGGCGGTGGCGTACCCGTGGGTGCCGACGTCTCTGGCTACGAGGACGGCGTCGTCGGACACGTACCCGTGGGAGCGATTCCGAGCGCAGCTATGTACGAGGAAGAGGTGCACCTGCAGCGACTCAAGGCCCGCCACCCGATGGTCCCGGGCATGGTGAGCCCCCTCGACGACGACCACAAGTCCATGCGCTGGCGCGACCCCAACCTCTCCGAGGTCATTGGTTTTCTGAGCAACCCCAATAACATAATCAAAGCCAACGCCGCGGCGTACCTGCAGCATCTCTGCTACATGGATGATCCTAACAAGCAGAAGACCCGAAGCCTCGGGGGCATACCACCGTTAGTGCAGCTGCTCGACTCCGAGAACCCGGACGTATACAGGAACGCTTGCGGCGCCTTGAGGAATCTCTCGTACGGAAGGCAGAACGATGAAAACAAGAGGGCCATCAAGAACGCCGGGGGTGTGCCCGCACTCATCAATCTGCTACGCAGGACCTCCGATGCCGATGTCAAGGAGCTCGTCACCGGAGTTTTGTGGAATCTCTCTTCTTGCGAG GATCTGAAAAAATCCATTATCGACGACGGGGTTACGATGGTGGTAAACAACATAATAATCCCACACAGCGGCTGGGATCCTAGTTCGGCGAGCGGCGAGACCTGCTGGTCGACCGTATTCAGAAACGCCTCAGGGGTACTGCGCAACGTCTCGAGCGCCGGCGAGTACGCGAGGAAGAAGCTGCGCGAATGCGACGGCCTCGTCGACGCCCTGCTCTACGTCGTGCGCTCGGCCATTGAAAAGTCCAACATTGGCAACAAGATCGTCGAGAATTGCGTGTGCATCCTCAGGAATCTCAGCTATCGCTGCCAGGAGGTTGAGGATCCCAACTACGACAAGCATCCGATTCAGTCCAACGTGCAGAACAGGGTAGCGGCACCCACCAAAG CGTACAGTCTATGTCAAG TCCTCAATGGTTTTGTCCTAGGCGAAAATTTGGGATGTTTTGGCGGCagcaaaaagaagaaggatgGCCAGCCCGTGCAGAAGGAGACCAGCATGACTAGAACGACTAGTCCGCGAACAGAACCGGTCAAAGGAATGGAGTTACTTTGGCAGCCTGAAGTTGTCCAGTCGTATCTAAGTCTCTTACATAACTGTTCAAACCCCGAGACGCTCGAAGCTGCCGCGGGTGCTCTGCAAAACCTGGCAGCTTGCTACTGGCAACCGAGTATTGAAATTCGGGCTGCCGTCAGAAAAGAGAAGGGACTGCCCATTCTCGTAGAATTATTAAGGATGGAG GTCGACAGAGTCGTATGCGCTGTAGCCACAGCTCTACGGAACTTAGCTATAGATCAACGCAATAAGGAACTTATAGGAAAATACGCGATGAGGGATCTCATTCAGAAATTGCCTTCGGGCAACAACCAGCACGATCAGGGAACGAGCGACGACACGATTGCAGCTGTTCTCGCGACCTTGAACGAAGTTATTAAGAAGAATGCAGAGTTCTCAAGGTCGCTCTTGGACGCTGGTGGAGTCGAAAGGCTCATGAATATTACGCGACAGAGGCAAAAGTACACACCTCGAGTTCTCAAATTTGCTG GTCAAGTCTTATTCACAATGTGGCAGCATCAAGAATTGAGAGACGTGTACAAAAAGCACGGGTGGAAGGAGCAGGACTTTGTGACAAAAACCGTGGCAGCTAGAAATTCTGGTCCCAATTCACCTAATAACGCAAACAG TTATGATTGCAGTACATTAAACCGGCCGATGGCAAGCCAAGGCAGCACGAGATACGAAGACAGAACGATCCAAAGGGGTACACTCAACTCTAATAATGTTGGGCGACCCAACATCTACCAATCG CAAAACGAGGAGATCGCAATGTCAGATATGCAGTATCCAAAACAAGGAACTCACGCGGTACCTGCTGGAGGCGTATGCGTGTTTCCTACGAATTCA CAGCCGAAACCCGGTGAGCCGCTCTACGCGCAAGTTAACttggagaagaaaaagaaacggcAGTACGAGCTGGGGGTGGCTCAGGCGGGTGGCGTGGCGGCTCCGGGCGCGGCGGCTCAGGCTCCAACCGCCGGGGGCGGCTCCCAGTGggacggcggcggcgtcgcTCAGGACAACCAGGCCGCGACCGTCAACGTACCGCCGAACTCCGCTGCCGTTTCGGCCGGCGACTCCTGGGTCTAA
- the LOC100119702 gene encoding catenin delta-2 isoform X16 — translation MSNNQLVDSCLLVNRRIEQRQEHNITRTEITQRRVLQEKGPDMPQYTGQGDTDYHGSNGQADTHSLHSSHLSVQDDPLLIRTHKQQTSQQVTTVTKVVREVSHMEPDPGAVSYVSMPLMSQDYQHADPRYAADPYVVNYDHYDPYLGYAPQPGYPGPHGIYMPRSHSPHSPHSPSEHSRASPPHEYLGKGAPFVEGGYNDIDPGLNPALQDHFRITPSPGGPGDQYDQISNSWNMDDSGEPSQHPIDEGKVGYGYVSPSPYGPVGYGPVVGVGGGVPVGADVSGYEDGVVGHVPVGAIPSAAMYEEEVHLQRLKARHPMVPGMVSPLDDDHKSMRWRDPNLSEVIGFLSNPNNIIKANAAAYLQHLCYMDDPNKQKTRSLGGIPPLVQLLDSENPDVYRNACGALRNLSYGRQNDENKRAIKNAGGVPALINLLRRTSDADVKELVTGVLWNLSSCEDLKKSIIDDGVTMVVNNIIIPHSGWDPSSASGETCWSTVFRNASGVLRNVSSAGEYARKKLRECDGLVDALLYVVRSAIEKSNIGNKIVENCVCILRNLSYRCQEVEDPNYDKHPIQSNVQNRVAAPTKGENLGCFGGSKKKKDGQPVQKETSMTRTTSPRTEPVKGMELLWQPEVVQSYLSLLHNCSNPETLEAAAGALQNLAACYWQPSIEIRAAVRKEKGLPILVELLRMEVDRVVCAVATALRNLAIDQRNKELIGKYAMRDLIQKLPSGNNQHDQGTSDDTIAAVLATLNEVIKKNAEFSRSLLDAGGVERLMNITRQRQKYTPRVLKFAGQVLFTMWQHQELRDVYKKHGWKEQDFVTKTVAARNSGPNSPNNANSTLNRPMASQGSTRYEDRTIQRGTLNSNNVGRPNIYQSQPKPGEPLYAQVNLEKKKKRQYELGVAQAGGVAAPGAAAQAPTAGGGSQWDGGGVAQDNQAATVNVPPNSAAVSAGDSWV, via the exons ATGTCCAACAATCAGCTGGTTGATTCTTGTCT GCTGGTGAATCGGCGGATCGAGCAGAGGCAGGAGCACAACATTACTCGCACTGAAATCACGCAGAG ACGCGTCCTCCAGGAAAAAGGCCCCGACATGCCGCAGTACAC AGGACAAGGTGACACCGATTATCACGGGAGCAACGGCCAAGCGGACACGCATTCTCTGCATTCTTCCCATCTATCGGTGCAGGATGATCCCCTGCTCATAAGGACACACAAGCAGCAAACCTCCCAGCAA GTGACGACGGTGACGAAGGTGGTGCGGGAAGTGTCACACATGGAGCCGGACCCAGGCGCCGTGAGCTACGTCTCAATGCCGCTGATGTCGCAGGACTACCAGCACGCGGACCCGCGCTACGCTGCCGATCCCTACGTCGTCAATTACGACCACTACGACCCGTACCTGGGATACGCCCCGCAGCCTGGCTACCCGGGCCCCCACGGTATCTACATGCCTCGATCACATTCTCCTCATAGCCCCCATAGTCCCTCTGAGCACAGTCGCGCTTCTCCGCCACATG aATATTTGGGAAAAGGAGCGCCGTTCGTCGAGGGGGGTTACAATGATATAGATCCAGGCTTGAATCCTGCTTTGCAAGATCATTTTCGCATCACTCCGAGTCCCGGAGGCCCCGGAGATCAATATG ATCAAATTAGTAACTCGTGGAACATGGACGATTCCGGCGAGCCTTCGCAGCACCCGATCG ACGAGGGCAAAGTGGGCTACGGCTACGTTTCCCCGTCGCCTTATGGCCCGGTCGGCTACGGACCCGTCGTCGGAGTGGGCGGTGGCGTACCCGTGGGTGCCGACGTCTCTGGCTACGAGGACGGCGTCGTCGGACACGTACCCGTGGGAGCGATTCCGAGCGCAGCTATGTACGAGGAAGAGGTGCACCTGCAGCGACTCAAGGCCCGCCACCCGATGGTCCCGGGCATGGTGAGCCCCCTCGACGACGACCACAAGTCCATGCGCTGGCGCGACCCCAACCTCTCCGAGGTCATTGGTTTTCTGAGCAACCCCAATAACATAATCAAAGCCAACGCCGCGGCGTACCTGCAGCATCTCTGCTACATGGATGATCCTAACAAGCAGAAGACCCGAAGCCTCGGGGGCATACCACCGTTAGTGCAGCTGCTCGACTCCGAGAACCCGGACGTATACAGGAACGCTTGCGGCGCCTTGAGGAATCTCTCGTACGGAAGGCAGAACGATGAAAACAAGAGGGCCATCAAGAACGCCGGGGGTGTGCCCGCACTCATCAATCTGCTACGCAGGACCTCCGATGCCGATGTCAAGGAGCTCGTCACCGGAGTTTTGTGGAATCTCTCTTCTTGCGAG GATCTGAAAAAATCCATTATCGACGACGGGGTTACGATGGTGGTAAACAACATAATAATCCCACACAGCGGCTGGGATCCTAGTTCGGCGAGCGGCGAGACCTGCTGGTCGACCGTATTCAGAAACGCCTCAGGGGTACTGCGCAACGTCTCGAGCGCCGGCGAGTACGCGAGGAAGAAGCTGCGCGAATGCGACGGCCTCGTCGACGCCCTGCTCTACGTCGTGCGCTCGGCCATTGAAAAGTCCAACATTGGCAACAAGATCGTCGAGAATTGCGTGTGCATCCTCAGGAATCTCAGCTATCGCTGCCAGGAGGTTGAGGATCCCAACTACGACAAGCATCCGATTCAGTCCAACGTGCAGAACAGGGTAGCGGCACCCACCAAAG GCGAAAATTTGGGATGTTTTGGCGGCagcaaaaagaagaaggatgGCCAGCCCGTGCAGAAGGAGACCAGCATGACTAGAACGACTAGTCCGCGAACAGAACCGGTCAAAGGAATGGAGTTACTTTGGCAGCCTGAAGTTGTCCAGTCGTATCTAAGTCTCTTACATAACTGTTCAAACCCCGAGACGCTCGAAGCTGCCGCGGGTGCTCTGCAAAACCTGGCAGCTTGCTACTGGCAACCGAGTATTGAAATTCGGGCTGCCGTCAGAAAAGAGAAGGGACTGCCCATTCTCGTAGAATTATTAAGGATGGAG GTCGACAGAGTCGTATGCGCTGTAGCCACAGCTCTACGGAACTTAGCTATAGATCAACGCAATAAGGAACTTATAGGAAAATACGCGATGAGGGATCTCATTCAGAAATTGCCTTCGGGCAACAACCAGCACGATCAGGGAACGAGCGACGACACGATTGCAGCTGTTCTCGCGACCTTGAACGAAGTTATTAAGAAGAATGCAGAGTTCTCAAGGTCGCTCTTGGACGCTGGTGGAGTCGAAAGGCTCATGAATATTACGCGACAGAGGCAAAAGTACACACCTCGAGTTCTCAAATTTGCTG GTCAAGTCTTATTCACAATGTGGCAGCATCAAGAATTGAGAGACGTGTACAAAAAGCACGGGTGGAAGGAGCAGGACTTTGTGACAAAAACCGTGGCAGCTAGAAATTCTGGTCCCAATTCACCTAATAACGCAAACAG TACATTAAACCGGCCGATGGCAAGCCAAGGCAGCACGAGATACGAAGACAGAACGATCCAAAGGGGTACACTCAACTCTAATAATGTTGGGCGACCCAACATCTACCAATCG CAGCCGAAACCCGGTGAGCCGCTCTACGCGCAAGTTAACttggagaagaaaaagaaacggcAGTACGAGCTGGGGGTGGCTCAGGCGGGTGGCGTGGCGGCTCCGGGCGCGGCGGCTCAGGCTCCAACCGCCGGGGGCGGCTCCCAGTGggacggcggcggcgtcgcTCAGGACAACCAGGCCGCGACCGTCAACGTACCGCCGAACTCCGCTGCCGTTTCGGCCGGCGACTCCTGGGTCTAA